In Thermorudis peleae, a genomic segment contains:
- a CDS encoding DUF5671 domain-containing protein has translation MGHVRRLYLSVVAGVSLAVWATGAVLLLRQLVLAVWDAATGVVLFAGGTVWRQQLGVSLALVLVGLPVWALHWSWIERISAREPAERRSVVRALYQAVVLAVTFSTWIRSAVAVLAALLRAMLGAEGVSDVAPLVQDGVPALLVSGGVWWFHRRWLRIDCQLAERRGAAAWIPQLYWYSATGTGLTLLVVGVALLLRAALDAVLPATVLVGSLHTAVSRALALSVSGLVAWGLHWPAVLQGTLDAAPADQRRSAIHWGYLTVVVFASLATLLAALTVVLQVALGWIVGVSDGDTVARTRQILQPLTWLLPALLVWWYHRAVLRHEAAVNATLQPAGTDWFTNAGRVLRYGSAFVALLFAGLGLSRMVSLLVDALFALLVSQPVGSWRRDLAFGLAVAGSGSGAWLVFWRAILASWARDPSGERSSLSRRAYLYATLGVSVLALLGSAASVLARLLSWLLGAESAAVALTSSAPALGIMLVALMVLAYHGQVLRRDLREAGAAPAAGATVRLVLRLPPGSDPEGVVQELAAHLPPGAQLERR, from the coding sequence ATGGGACATGTCCGTCGCCTCTACCTCTCTGTCGTTGCTGGCGTGAGCCTGGCTGTCTGGGCGACTGGTGCTGTCCTGCTCCTGCGGCAACTCGTGCTCGCGGTGTGGGATGCTGCGACAGGCGTCGTGCTCTTCGCTGGCGGCACCGTTTGGCGCCAACAGCTTGGCGTCAGCCTTGCCCTGGTGCTCGTCGGCCTGCCGGTGTGGGCACTGCACTGGAGCTGGATCGAACGCATCAGCGCGCGTGAGCCTGCAGAGCGGCGGTCAGTTGTCCGAGCCTTGTACCAGGCCGTTGTGTTAGCCGTGACCTTCTCAACCTGGATCCGGAGTGCCGTCGCCGTGCTCGCTGCGCTCCTGCGTGCCATGCTCGGTGCGGAGGGTGTCAGTGACGTTGCGCCGCTTGTGCAGGACGGCGTGCCGGCACTCCTCGTCAGCGGTGGCGTGTGGTGGTTCCATCGCCGGTGGCTCCGCATCGACTGCCAGTTAGCCGAGCGGCGGGGGGCTGCAGCGTGGATCCCGCAACTCTACTGGTATAGCGCAACGGGCACTGGGCTGACCTTGCTGGTGGTCGGCGTCGCGTTGCTCCTGCGTGCCGCGCTCGATGCCGTTCTCCCGGCGACCGTGCTCGTCGGGTCGTTGCACACCGCTGTGTCACGCGCGCTTGCGCTTTCCGTCAGTGGGCTCGTGGCGTGGGGGCTGCACTGGCCGGCAGTGCTCCAGGGCACACTCGACGCAGCGCCAGCTGACCAACGGCGTTCGGCCATCCACTGGGGCTATCTCACCGTCGTCGTCTTTGCCAGCCTCGCAACGCTGCTTGCCGCGCTCACGGTTGTGCTCCAGGTCGCGTTGGGCTGGATCGTGGGTGTTTCGGATGGCGACACCGTTGCTCGGACTCGGCAGATACTGCAGCCGCTTACCTGGCTGCTACCGGCCTTGCTGGTCTGGTGGTACCACCGTGCAGTGCTGCGCCATGAGGCGGCGGTGAACGCCACTCTTCAGCCGGCCGGCACAGACTGGTTCACGAATGCCGGTCGCGTGCTGCGCTACGGGTCGGCGTTTGTTGCCTTGCTCTTTGCTGGACTCGGGCTCAGCCGCATGGTGAGTCTGCTGGTCGATGCACTCTTCGCGCTGCTTGTCAGCCAGCCGGTTGGGAGTTGGCGACGTGATTTGGCTTTCGGTCTGGCAGTGGCGGGCTCCGGCAGCGGCGCCTGGCTCGTCTTCTGGCGCGCGATCCTTGCAAGCTGGGCCCGCGATCCATCCGGAGAGCGGAGTAGCCTGAGTCGCCGGGCCTATCTCTACGCGACGCTCGGCGTGAGTGTCCTTGCGCTGCTCGGGTCAGCTGCGTCGGTGCTTGCGCGCCTGCTGAGCTGGCTGCTCGGCGCTGAGAGCGCAGCGGTTGCCCTGACGAGCAGCGCGCCGGCCTTGGGAATCATGCTTGTTGCCCTCATGGTGCTTGCCTACCATGGCCAGGTCTTACGACGCGATCTGCGCGAGGCTGGGGCCGCGCCAGCGGCTGGCGCGACGGTGCGCCTTGTGCTCCGTCTGCCGCCTGGCAGCGATCCTGAGGGCGTTGTGCAGGAGCTTGCAGCACATCTTCCACCGGGGGCACAGCTTGAACGCAGGTAG
- the tyrS gene encoding tyrosine--tRNA ligase — protein MPRHNREAAVDRLLTRGVVDVIARDSLRRKLLGDRPIRVKYGVDPSRPDIHLGHYVCFRKLREFQELGHHVVVIVGDWTARIGDPSGRSSQRTMLSEEEVRANAQTYLDQFFKVVDVSRTEITWQSRWFDRFTLADVIHLTAKYTVAKMLDRDDFARRYAEGSPIAITELLYPLLQAYDSVAIQADVEIGGTDQTFNLLVGRDIQREYGQEPQDILTVPLLVGTDGTLKMSKSYGNYIGVTEPPEEMFGKLMSIPDHLIGDYLRLLTDIPEERIDAWLAGMERGEINPRDVKEQLALTVVRDLHSPEAAEQAREHFDRLFRRHELPETLPDVLVDPEQRLVTLLVQAGMAGSNNEARRLIQQGGVRLDGQRVDDPEHIVQLTRPVVLQVGKRRFARLVPREAATT, from the coding sequence ATGCCACGCCACAACCGTGAAGCCGCGGTCGATCGCTTGCTCACGCGCGGCGTTGTCGATGTCATTGCACGTGACAGCCTGCGCCGCAAACTGCTTGGCGATCGGCCAATCCGCGTCAAGTACGGCGTCGATCCAAGCCGACCGGATATCCACCTCGGGCATTATGTGTGCTTCCGCAAGCTCCGCGAGTTCCAGGAGCTTGGCCATCACGTTGTGGTGATTGTCGGCGATTGGACAGCGCGGATCGGTGACCCATCCGGTCGTTCGTCACAGCGCACGATGCTGAGCGAAGAGGAAGTGCGCGCTAACGCCCAGACCTACCTTGATCAATTCTTCAAAGTTGTCGACGTGAGCCGAACAGAGATTACCTGGCAGAGTCGCTGGTTCGACCGGTTCACGCTCGCCGACGTCATCCACCTGACGGCGAAATACACGGTAGCCAAGATGCTCGACCGCGACGATTTTGCGCGCCGCTACGCTGAAGGCTCGCCGATCGCCATCACCGAACTGCTCTACCCGCTGCTGCAGGCATACGACTCGGTAGCAATCCAGGCCGATGTGGAAATCGGTGGCACAGACCAGACCTTCAACCTGCTTGTCGGCCGCGACATCCAGCGCGAATACGGCCAAGAGCCACAGGACATCCTGACAGTCCCCCTGCTCGTCGGCACCGATGGCACGCTGAAGATGAGCAAGAGTTATGGCAACTACATCGGCGTGACCGAGCCGCCTGAGGAGATGTTCGGTAAACTGATGTCGATCCCTGACCACCTCATCGGCGACTACCTGCGGCTGCTGACTGACATTCCTGAGGAGCGTATTGACGCCTGGCTAGCAGGCATGGAACGCGGGGAAATCAACCCGCGTGACGTCAAAGAGCAGCTGGCACTGACTGTCGTCCGTGACCTGCATAGTCCGGAAGCGGCCGAGCAAGCCCGGGAGCACTTCGACCGCCTCTTCCGCCGTCATGAGCTTCCCGAGACGCTGCCAGACGTGCTGGTCGACCCCGAGCAACGGCTGGTGACGCTGCTAGTGCAGGCTGGCATGGCAGGCAGCAACAACGAGGCGCGGCGGCTGATCCAGCAGGGTGGTGTGCGGCTGGACGGGCAACGCGTCGACGATCCCGAACACATCGTCCAACTCACCCGGCCAGTCGTCCTCCAGGTCGGCAAGCGGCGCTTTGCCCGACTCGTGCCACGCGAAGCAGCGACCACCTAA
- a CDS encoding bifunctional riboflavin kinase/FAD synthetase, with translation MTEQVLSELSALNGRRFVLTIGNFDGVHRGHQYLLERLVTAAREAQAASVALTFDPLPGEVLRPEAAPPRLCTTEQRVNVILSCGVDLVVVEPFTREFAQQEPEAFVDHLCALGLAGFVVGDDFHFGHNRRGTPALLQQLSERYGFRVTIVSRITTDHTPLSSTAIRQAIAAGDVATAAALLGRPYVLSGTVVEGRRRGRLLGFPTANLALPARLAVPADGIYAARVAIDTDPTLLDALVYIGVRPTFHEEMRTIEVYLLDRDIVLYGKTVHVLFVERLRGDQAFESVDALIEQMQRDEQAGRAALAALPADWPPPLTWTLLNQPKGVKHRP, from the coding sequence ATGACGGAGCAAGTCCTCAGCGAGCTGAGCGCCCTGAATGGTCGGCGCTTTGTCCTGACGATCGGCAACTTCGATGGCGTGCACCGCGGTCACCAGTACTTGCTGGAACGCCTGGTGACTGCGGCGCGAGAAGCGCAGGCCGCAAGCGTCGCCTTGACGTTTGACCCGCTCCCCGGCGAGGTGCTTCGCCCTGAGGCAGCACCGCCCCGCCTCTGCACGACGGAGCAACGGGTCAACGTGATTCTCAGCTGCGGCGTCGATCTCGTCGTCGTCGAGCCATTCACCCGTGAATTCGCCCAACAGGAGCCAGAAGCGTTCGTCGACCACCTCTGCGCGCTTGGGCTGGCTGGATTCGTCGTGGGCGACGATTTCCATTTTGGACACAATCGCCGTGGTACGCCAGCATTGTTGCAACAGCTGAGTGAACGCTATGGCTTTCGCGTCACCATTGTCTCGCGCATCACCACCGACCATACGCCACTGAGCAGCACGGCAATCCGCCAGGCCATCGCGGCCGGCGACGTGGCAACAGCCGCGGCCTTGCTCGGCCGGCCGTACGTGCTCTCAGGCACCGTCGTTGAAGGGCGACGGCGTGGGCGGCTCCTCGGCTTTCCAACAGCCAACCTCGCGCTCCCAGCACGCCTGGCCGTACCGGCTGACGGGATCTATGCCGCACGCGTCGCCATTGATACCGATCCAACATTGCTCGACGCCTTGGTCTACATCGGCGTGCGACCGACGTTCCACGAAGAAATGCGCACCATCGAGGTCTACCTCCTCGACCGCGATATCGTGCTCTATGGGAAGACCGTGCACGTGCTCTTCGTCGAGCGACTCCGTGGCGACCAGGCTTTTGAGAGCGTCGATGCACTCATTGAGCAGATGCAGCGGGACGAGCAAGCTGGCCGGGCTGCGCTCGCCGCACTGCCTGCCGATTGGCCGCCACCATTGACGTGGACGCTGCTGAACCAGCCGAAAGGGGTGAAGCATCGCCCATGA
- the truB gene encoding tRNA pseudouridine(55) synthase TruB, with the protein MPSLSGLLILDKPRGWTSHDAVAWLRRRVKTRQVGHAGTLDPAAEGVLVVAVGSATRLLPYLQEADKQYVAHVVLGVETTTDDLEGEITAITEATPPSQADVEATLQRFQGEIVQVPPRFSAIKVDGTPLYRRARAGQDVSAPPRRVTISRLSLLFYHYPDLVVVVDCSKGTYVRSLARDIGAALGTGGYLHGLVRTRVGRFTLAQAWTIDELEAGLSPETWSLFALPPEDALSAGPALILSEQDEAAWYHGSPVRLSAPAVPDLLARVYTHDGYWAGLARPASTGRWRPVLVTGQ; encoded by the coding sequence ATGCCATCGCTGAGCGGCCTGCTGATCCTTGATAAGCCGCGCGGCTGGACATCACACGACGCCGTGGCCTGGCTCCGGCGCCGGGTGAAGACGCGCCAGGTCGGGCATGCCGGGACGCTCGACCCAGCGGCCGAAGGCGTCTTAGTCGTTGCGGTCGGCAGTGCAACGCGGCTCTTGCCGTACCTGCAAGAAGCCGACAAGCAATATGTCGCGCACGTTGTGCTGGGCGTCGAAACGACGACGGACGATCTCGAGGGCGAGATCACCGCGATCACGGAGGCAACGCCTCCGAGCCAAGCTGACGTCGAGGCGACGCTGCAGCGGTTCCAGGGAGAGATTGTGCAGGTTCCGCCGCGGTTTTCGGCCATCAAAGTCGACGGCACGCCGCTCTATCGGCGAGCCCGCGCAGGACAGGACGTGTCTGCACCACCGCGCCGGGTAACGATCAGCAGACTGTCGTTGCTTTTCTATCACTACCCCGACCTGGTGGTTGTCGTCGACTGCAGCAAAGGCACATATGTGCGCTCACTGGCGCGCGACATTGGCGCAGCGCTTGGGACGGGGGGATACCTCCACGGTCTCGTTCGTACCCGCGTCGGCCGGTTTACGCTGGCGCAAGCGTGGACGATCGATGAACTCGAGGCTGGGTTATCGCCGGAGACCTGGAGCCTCTTTGCGCTGCCACCAGAAGATGCCCTCAGCGCTGGCCCGGCGCTCATCCTGTCGGAGCAGGACGAGGCAGCATGGTATCATGGGTCGCCGGTGCGGCTTTCGGCACCCGCTGTGCCCGATCTGCTTGCCCGGGTCTATACCCACGATGGTTACTGGGCCGGCCTGGCCCGACCAGCGAGCACGGGACGGTGGCGCCCCGTTCTTGTAACGGGACAGTGA
- a CDS encoding DHH family phosphoesterase: MPDLIAPFSRENAQRAWQLLAHSAGVLIATHANPDADAVASTLALHLVLRQHGVQTIPTIGDGRLPPALAFLPDSSELAVLSPTEDSTPPADCIALVDCADPSRLGPLYRAAPQWFDGRVPLINIDHHVTNTRFGLVNLVDPEAAATTEVLAEWLILLEEPITPPLATCLLSGIYGDTLSLQTSSTRPQTLRLVATLLERGADLERVVAALFRSKPYSTVRLWGLALSRAQLRPPIIWTEITPEMLAESGATPAEGEGIVNFLLGVDQTLVAVMFYQQPENWRVSIRSASEQIDVAAIAAQFGGGGHSRAAGCRLPPGPASRDAFLEAVAMAVADQLQRTGSPYAIAERPADP, encoded by the coding sequence ATGCCTGATCTGATCGCGCCATTCTCACGCGAAAACGCGCAGCGTGCATGGCAGCTGCTGGCGCACAGCGCGGGTGTGCTCATTGCTACCCACGCGAACCCCGACGCAGACGCTGTCGCCTCGACGCTGGCGCTACACCTGGTGCTGCGTCAGCACGGGGTGCAGACGATACCAACCATTGGCGATGGGCGCTTGCCGCCAGCGCTTGCCTTCCTCCCCGACAGTAGCGAACTTGCCGTGCTTTCGCCGACAGAAGACAGCACACCACCCGCTGACTGCATCGCCCTCGTTGATTGCGCCGATCCGTCACGCCTTGGCCCGCTCTATCGCGCTGCTCCGCAATGGTTCGATGGTCGCGTTCCGCTCATCAACATCGACCACCACGTCACCAACACACGGTTTGGACTCGTGAACCTGGTCGATCCAGAGGCTGCGGCGACGACCGAAGTCCTCGCGGAGTGGCTCATCCTCCTTGAGGAGCCGATCACACCACCACTGGCAACGTGCTTGCTCAGCGGCATCTACGGCGACACGCTCAGCTTGCAAACATCCAGCACGCGGCCACAGACGCTCCGGCTCGTGGCAACGTTGCTTGAACGCGGCGCGGACCTGGAGCGCGTCGTTGCCGCGTTATTCCGCAGCAAGCCCTACTCAACAGTTCGGCTGTGGGGCTTGGCCTTGAGCCGGGCACAGCTACGGCCGCCGATTATCTGGACAGAAATTACGCCGGAGATGCTGGCCGAGAGCGGTGCGACGCCGGCCGAGGGAGAGGGCATCGTCAATTTCTTGCTCGGCGTCGATCAGACGCTCGTCGCCGTGATGTTCTACCAGCAACCTGAGAACTGGCGCGTAAGCATCCGCTCGGCGAGCGAGCAGATCGATGTCGCAGCCATCGCCGCCCAATTCGGCGGAGGTGGACACAGCCGAGCCGCTGGATGCCGCCTTCCCCCTGGGCCAGCGTCGCGTGACGCGTTCCTCGAGGCAGTCGCCATGGCCGTTGCTGATCAGTTGCAGCGCACGGGAAGTCCCTATGCCATCGCTGAGCGGCCTGCTGATCCTTGA
- the rbfA gene encoding 30S ribosome-binding factor RbfA, whose product MSAYRQQRIAEFLRDEISEIIRREMRDPRLGFISITRVEVSPDLRYAKVFTSVFGSPEEQEAAITALNGASGFIRRLLKPRMHTRHIPELRFRLDRSMEYAEQVARALNALHGQLHPEEATTPNAEDEHGNA is encoded by the coding sequence ATGAGCGCCTATCGACAACAGCGCATTGCCGAATTCTTACGCGATGAAATTAGTGAGATTATCCGGCGCGAGATGCGGGATCCTCGACTCGGGTTCATCAGCATTACCCGAGTCGAGGTCAGCCCTGACCTGCGATATGCCAAAGTCTTCACCTCAGTCTTTGGCAGTCCTGAAGAACAAGAGGCGGCGATTACGGCGCTCAACGGCGCGAGCGGCTTCATCCGGCGGCTGCTCAAGCCGCGCATGCACACTCGTCACATCCCAGAGCTGCGCTTCCGGCTCGATCGTTCAATGGAGTATGCCGAGCAGGTCGCCCGCGCGTTGAACGCGCTGCATGGCCAGCTACACCCGGAGGAGGCGACAACACCGAACGCAGAGGACGAGCACGGCAATGCCTGA
- the infB gene encoding translation initiation factor IF-2, giving the protein MSQKTKRDRNHARQHRAAAPAAKPSATATLNGPVVLDSVMTVGAFAEAIGVSVVDVIKALMRRGVLAGINQQIDYETAAAVAAEFGIETEERTPETGQGVEALEAELKAEAQDPEAQPRPPVVTVMGHVDHGKTKLLDAIRHTNVAEGEAGGITQHIGAYQVEVQGRKITFLDTPGHEAFTAMRARGAQVTDIAVLVVAADDGVMPQTREAISHAKAANVPIIVAINKIDLPTANPMRVKQQLAEIGVIPEEFGGDVPVVEVSAKQRLGIEDLLEMILLVADLMELKANPNKPAIGVIIEAKVDPNRGPVATVLVQSGTLQLRDIVVVGGTWGRIRAMFDDRGRRVRRAGPSTPVEILGLLDLPEAGDRLQVVPDEKTARELAEEHARQRRAESVTLRAVRLDELATRLKEGETRELRLVLKADVQGSLEAIQNALAKLSDDVPDVGVTILHSGVGAISESDVKLAATAGAVVIGFNVRPDVAARRAADETGVDIRYYNVIYHLLDDVKAALTGLLAPEQQEVTDGYAEVRETFRLPNRTVVAGLYVVSGKALRSSRVRVLRNGVVIHEGTIASLRRFKDDVREVAAGYECGMVIDGFNEVQVGDQIEFYHVEEVRRSSDGAAKREGQR; this is encoded by the coding sequence ATGAGCCAGAAAACCAAGCGTGACCGCAACCATGCCAGGCAACACCGGGCAGCAGCGCCAGCGGCAAAGCCGAGCGCGACCGCGACCTTGAATGGCCCGGTCGTCCTCGACAGTGTCATGACGGTCGGCGCATTCGCCGAGGCAATCGGCGTGAGCGTTGTCGACGTCATCAAAGCATTAATGCGTCGCGGCGTTCTGGCCGGTATTAACCAGCAGATCGACTACGAGACGGCGGCTGCAGTAGCCGCCGAATTCGGCATTGAGACTGAAGAGCGCACGCCAGAGACCGGCCAAGGCGTCGAAGCGCTCGAGGCGGAGCTCAAGGCAGAAGCACAGGACCCAGAAGCACAGCCACGCCCGCCCGTCGTGACCGTGATGGGGCATGTCGATCACGGGAAGACGAAGCTGCTTGACGCCATCCGGCATACCAACGTGGCGGAGGGCGAAGCGGGGGGGATTACCCAGCACATCGGCGCGTACCAGGTCGAGGTGCAGGGACGGAAAATTACCTTCCTGGATACGCCAGGGCACGAGGCCTTCACGGCGATGCGGGCACGCGGGGCCCAGGTCACAGATATCGCCGTGCTCGTCGTTGCAGCCGATGATGGCGTGATGCCGCAGACGCGCGAGGCGATCAGCCATGCGAAGGCTGCGAACGTGCCGATCATCGTTGCGATTAACAAGATTGACCTGCCGACAGCAAACCCGATGCGGGTGAAGCAGCAACTGGCCGAAATCGGAGTGATTCCGGAAGAGTTTGGCGGCGATGTCCCGGTTGTCGAGGTTTCCGCAAAGCAGCGCCTCGGCATCGAAGACCTGCTGGAGATGATCCTGCTCGTCGCTGACCTGATGGAGCTAAAGGCAAACCCCAATAAGCCGGCAATCGGCGTAATCATCGAGGCGAAAGTTGATCCCAACCGTGGGCCGGTGGCGACCGTGCTCGTGCAATCAGGCACGTTGCAGCTCCGCGACATCGTCGTCGTCGGCGGCACGTGGGGACGCATCCGTGCAATGTTCGATGACCGCGGACGGCGCGTCCGGCGCGCTGGCCCCTCGACACCCGTCGAGATCCTGGGGTTACTCGATCTGCCCGAAGCAGGCGACCGGCTTCAAGTCGTGCCGGACGAGAAGACCGCGCGCGAACTCGCTGAAGAGCACGCGCGACAGCGCCGCGCCGAAAGCGTGACGCTGCGCGCTGTTCGCCTGGATGAACTGGCGACGCGACTCAAGGAGGGCGAAACCCGTGAGTTGCGCCTTGTGCTGAAGGCTGACGTGCAAGGCTCGCTCGAGGCGATTCAGAACGCGCTCGCGAAGCTGAGCGACGATGTGCCGGACGTCGGCGTGACGATTCTCCACAGTGGCGTTGGAGCAATCTCCGAATCCGACGTGAAGCTTGCGGCAACGGCCGGCGCGGTGGTGATCGGCTTCAACGTGCGGCCGGACGTCGCCGCACGGCGCGCCGCTGACGAGACCGGCGTTGATATCCGGTATTACAACGTCATCTATCACTTGCTCGATGATGTCAAAGCGGCGCTGACTGGTCTGCTTGCTCCAGAGCAGCAAGAAGTGACCGATGGCTACGCTGAAGTGCGCGAGACGTTCCGGCTCCCCAACCGCACAGTCGTCGCTGGGCTCTATGTCGTCAGTGGCAAAGCGCTCCGCTCTTCACGCGTTCGCGTCTTACGCAACGGCGTTGTCATCCACGAAGGCACGATCGCCTCGCTGCGGCGGTTCAAGGACGACGTGCGTGAAGTCGCTGCTGGCTACGAATGCGGGATGGTGATTGACGGGTTTAATGAGGTTCAGGTTGGCGATCAGATCGAGTTCTATCATGTTGAAGAAGTGCGGCGCTCGAGCGATGGAGCGGCCAAGCGCGAAGGGCAGCGCTAG
- the rnpM gene encoding RNase P modulator RnpM — MPEPTKRRKQPRLKHIPLRTCVVCHTKDAKRTFVRIVRTPEGTLAIDPTGKRNGRGAYLCRRFRCWELAAQTDALDRALRTTVPPEFRAELLRYADLHIRRDDTPDLATTSPAYSDAELKEATNEPENQA, encoded by the coding sequence ATGCCGGAACCGACGAAGCGGCGAAAGCAGCCACGACTGAAGCACATTCCGTTGCGCACGTGCGTGGTGTGCCATACCAAGGATGCCAAGCGCACGTTCGTGCGCATTGTGCGCACACCGGAGGGTACATTGGCCATCGACCCAACGGGCAAGCGGAATGGCCGCGGAGCCTATCTCTGCCGGCGGTTTCGCTGCTGGGAGCTTGCTGCCCAGACTGATGCCCTCGACCGGGCGTTGCGCACGACCGTGCCGCCGGAGTTCCGGGCTGAGCTGCTGCGCTACGCAGACCTGCACATTCGCCGGGACGATACCCCTGACCTTGCAACAACCTCACCGGCGTACTCTGACGCTGAGCTAAAGGAGGCGACCAATGAGCCAGAAAACCAAGCGTGA
- the nusA gene encoding transcription termination factor NusA: MKSDLYTAIAQIAAERGIPREAVMESVQQALRTVYKKMTGSDEEVEVFIDVNTGKIHILAPKRVVERVTDPAREITVEEARKVDPKAVVGDIVKLERTPNNFGRIAAQTAKQVIMQRIRDYEREMIYKEYHDRIGEVLTGIVHRADPRAVIIDLGKAEAIMPAREQIPNERYRPGQRIKVYLLDINKDPRGPQLVVSRTHPNLIKRLLELEVPEIFSGAVEVMAIAREPGQRSKVAVAARQEKVDPVGACVGVRGVRIQNIVTELSGEKIDVIEWSPDIRTFIANALSPAKPISVILNEAEKVARVIVPPEQMSQAIGKDGQNARLAYKLTGWRIDVKDRDSVAEEGIFAEAASYRMPEMPPQDFMVFGRQPRLVRADGTISVREREFGPLPSDLIMKSVDVELVNGVVNVYYDRELRARYDFETGRALPLTEETASTAS, from the coding sequence ATGAAGAGCGATTTGTACACTGCCATCGCACAGATCGCTGCCGAGCGCGGCATCCCGCGCGAAGCGGTCATGGAATCCGTCCAGCAAGCGCTTCGCACGGTGTACAAGAAGATGACGGGCTCTGACGAAGAAGTCGAAGTGTTCATTGACGTGAACACTGGCAAAATTCACATTCTCGCGCCCAAGCGCGTCGTTGAACGCGTCACGGATCCTGCCCGCGAGATCACGGTCGAGGAAGCGCGCAAGGTCGACCCGAAGGCGGTCGTCGGCGATATCGTCAAGCTCGAGCGGACACCAAACAACTTCGGGCGGATCGCCGCGCAGACCGCGAAGCAGGTGATCATGCAGCGGATCCGCGACTACGAGCGCGAGATGATCTACAAGGAATACCATGACCGGATCGGCGAAGTGCTCACGGGCATCGTACACCGGGCTGATCCGCGTGCCGTCATTATCGACCTCGGCAAGGCCGAGGCAATTATGCCGGCACGGGAGCAAATTCCAAACGAGCGGTATCGCCCCGGCCAGCGCATTAAGGTGTACTTGCTTGATATCAACAAGGATCCACGCGGGCCGCAACTCGTCGTCTCACGCACGCATCCGAACTTAATCAAGCGGCTGCTCGAGCTCGAAGTGCCAGAAATCTTCAGTGGCGCGGTCGAGGTCATGGCGATCGCCCGTGAACCCGGCCAGCGCTCGAAGGTCGCCGTGGCGGCACGGCAGGAGAAGGTCGACCCAGTGGGCGCGTGCGTGGGCGTCCGCGGCGTGCGCATTCAAAACATCGTCACCGAGCTTTCCGGCGAAAAAATCGACGTCATCGAGTGGTCGCCGGACATCCGGACGTTTATTGCCAATGCGCTCAGTCCAGCCAAGCCGATCAGCGTCATTTTGAACGAGGCCGAAAAGGTGGCGCGGGTGATTGTCCCGCCGGAGCAGATGTCGCAGGCCATTGGCAAGGACGGGCAGAATGCCCGGCTGGCCTATAAGCTCACCGGCTGGCGGATTGACGTGAAAGATCGTGACTCGGTGGCCGAGGAGGGCATTTTTGCCGAAGCGGCCAGCTACCGGATGCCCGAGATGCCGCCGCAAGACTTCATGGTCTTTGGTCGCCAGCCACGCCTCGTGCGGGCTGACGGCACGATCAGCGTTCGCGAGCGTGAGTTTGGCCCGCTGCCGAGCGACCTCATTATGAAGAGCGTCGACGTCGAGTTGGTCAACGGCGTTGTCAACGTCTACTACGACCGAGAGTTGCGGGCACGGTACGACTTTGAGACGGGGCGAGCGCTACCCTTGACGGAAGAAACCGCCTCGACCGCATCCTAA